One Bradyrhizobium zhanjiangense DNA segment encodes these proteins:
- the rpsP gene encoding 30S ribosomal protein S16, translated as MSVVIRLARAGTKKRPVYHVVVADSRFPRDGRFIERLGYFNPLLPKDNEARLKLDMEKVKAWVAKGAQPSDRVARFLDAAGVKKREARNNPHKAVPRKERKAQAEAAAKA; from the coding sequence ATGTCCGTCGTCATCCGCCTCGCCCGCGCAGGCACCAAGAAGCGTCCCGTCTACCACGTCGTCGTCGCCGATTCGCGCTTTCCGCGCGATGGCCGCTTCATCGAGCGTCTCGGCTATTTCAACCCGCTGCTGCCGAAGGACAACGAGGCGCGCCTCAAGCTCGACATGGAGAAGGTGAAGGCCTGGGTCGCCAAGGGCGCGCAGCCGTCGGACCGCGTGGCGCGTTTCCTCGACGCCGCCGGCGTCAAGAAGCGCGAAGCGCGCAACAACCCGCACAAGGCCGTGCCGCGCAAGGAGCGCAAGGCGCAGGCCGAAGCCGCCGCGAAGGCGTAA
- the ffh gene encoding signal recognition particle protein, which produces MFDNLSERLGGILDRLTGRGALTEKDVDAAMREVRRALLEADVALEVVRSFTERVREQAIGATVVKSVTPGQMVVKIVHDELINTLGAEGQTIDVNSVPPVPIMMVGLQGSGKTTTTAKLARRLVQRDKRKVLMASLDVYRPAAMEQLAVLGRDLDIPTLPIVTGQQPPQIAKRALEAGKLGGYDIVLLDTAGRTTLDEEMMAEAAAIKAAANPHEVLLVADSLTGQDAVNLARSFDQRVGLTGIVLTRVDGDGRGGAALSMRAVTGKPIKLIGTGEKTDALEDFHPDRIAGRILGMGDVVSLVERAAANIDAEKAARTAERMRKGQFDLNDMREQLLQMSNMGGISGLMGMMPGISKMKNQIAAAGIDDKILKRQVAIIDSMTRDERRHPDLLKASRKKRIAAGSGQSVEHVNKLLKMHRNMADVMKAMGSGKRGPLAGIAQAMGFGGGMKMPSPEEMRALQEKMQSGGGQGLPNLPKDLPAGLRQGLPNLPGLTGLSGKPTLPGLGGFPGKKK; this is translated from the coding sequence TTGTTCGACAATTTGTCGGAACGGCTTGGCGGAATTCTCGATCGTCTGACGGGGCGCGGTGCGCTGACCGAAAAGGACGTCGACGCCGCGATGCGCGAGGTGCGTCGCGCGCTGCTGGAGGCCGACGTCGCCTTGGAGGTTGTGCGCAGCTTCACCGAGCGCGTGCGCGAGCAGGCGATCGGCGCCACCGTCGTCAAGTCGGTCACCCCCGGCCAGATGGTGGTCAAGATCGTCCATGACGAGCTGATCAACACGCTCGGTGCCGAAGGCCAGACCATCGACGTCAATTCCGTGCCGCCGGTGCCGATCATGATGGTCGGCCTGCAAGGCTCGGGTAAGACCACCACCACCGCAAAGCTCGCCCGCCGCCTGGTCCAGCGCGACAAGCGCAAGGTGCTGATGGCCTCGCTCGACGTCTACCGCCCGGCGGCGATGGAGCAGCTGGCCGTGCTCGGCCGCGATCTCGACATTCCGACCCTGCCGATCGTGACGGGCCAGCAGCCGCCGCAAATCGCCAAGCGCGCGCTGGAGGCCGGCAAGCTCGGCGGCTACGACATCGTGCTGCTCGATACCGCCGGCCGCACCACACTCGACGAAGAGATGATGGCGGAGGCAGCCGCGATCAAAGCCGCGGCGAATCCGCATGAAGTGCTGCTGGTCGCAGACAGCCTCACCGGCCAGGACGCCGTAAATCTCGCGCGCTCGTTCGATCAGCGCGTCGGCCTCACCGGCATCGTGCTGACCCGCGTCGACGGCGACGGCCGCGGCGGCGCCGCGCTGTCGATGCGCGCGGTCACCGGCAAGCCGATCAAGCTGATCGGCACCGGTGAAAAGACCGATGCGCTGGAAGATTTCCATCCTGATCGTATCGCCGGCCGCATCCTCGGCATGGGCGACGTGGTCTCGCTGGTCGAACGCGCCGCCGCCAACATCGACGCCGAGAAGGCCGCGCGCACCGCCGAGCGCATGCGCAAGGGTCAGTTCGACCTCAACGACATGCGCGAGCAGCTGCTGCAGATGTCGAACATGGGCGGCATCAGCGGGCTGATGGGCATGATGCCCGGCATCTCCAAGATGAAGAACCAGATCGCGGCCGCTGGGATCGACGACAAGATCCTGAAGCGCCAGGTCGCGATCATCGATTCCATGACGCGCGACGAGCGTCGTCATCCCGACTTGCTGAAAGCAAGCCGCAAGAAGCGCATCGCCGCGGGTTCTGGCCAGAGTGTCGAGCACGTCAACAAGCTCTTGAAGATGCACCGGAACATGGCCGACGTGATGAAGGCCATGGGCTCGGGCAAGCGCGGCCCGCTCGCCGGCATCGCACAGGCGATGGGCTTTGGCGGCGGCATGAAGATGCCGTCTCCCGAAGAGATGAGGGCTCTTCAGGAAAAGATGCAGAGCGGCGGCGGACAGGGCCTGCCCAATCTGCCGAAGGATCTCCCTGCGGGTTTGCGCCAGGGCCTACCGAACCTTCCTGGTCTGACCGGACTGAGCGGCAAGCCGACGCTGCCGGGCCTCGGCGGTTTCCCGGGCAAGAAGAAATGA
- a CDS encoding MBL fold metallo-hydrolase: MPITRRRLFGLLAGAGALVGVPSLWMSRMKTYDGSASDHFNGLHFFDPDGAPPKSLREVLRWQFGGKRQRAKWPDWVPSPHADTPPARVDGDKVRLSFVGHASWLIQAGGLNILVDPVWSMRASPVAWAGPKRHNDPGISFDHLPKIDVVLVSHGHYDHLDIATLSRLAKNFAPRVVTPLGNDVTMRSSDPTIKVEGFDWHDRVELGGGIAVHLVPTRHWTARGVFDRNKALWASFVLETPAGKIYVVCDSGYGDGRHFRRVAEKHGPLRLAILPIGAYEPRWFMRDQHMNPEDAVKALADCGAQDALGHHHGTFQLTDEAIDAPAKALVEALDAAKIPQQRFVAMMPGQVVEI, encoded by the coding sequence GTGCCGATCACTCGCCGTCGCCTGTTCGGACTGCTTGCCGGTGCTGGCGCGCTGGTCGGTGTTCCGTCCCTTTGGATGTCCCGCATGAAAACCTATGACGGTTCCGCCTCCGACCATTTCAACGGCCTGCACTTCTTCGATCCCGACGGTGCACCGCCGAAATCGCTTCGAGAGGTGCTGCGCTGGCAATTCGGCGGCAAGCGGCAACGCGCGAAATGGCCGGATTGGGTCCCCAGTCCACACGCCGACACCCCGCCGGCGCGTGTCGACGGCGACAAGGTGCGGCTCTCTTTCGTCGGCCACGCCAGCTGGCTGATCCAGGCCGGCGGTCTCAACATCCTGGTCGATCCCGTCTGGTCGATGCGGGCCTCGCCGGTCGCCTGGGCCGGGCCGAAGCGGCACAACGATCCCGGCATTTCTTTCGATCATTTGCCGAAGATCGATGTCGTGCTGGTCTCGCACGGGCACTACGATCATCTGGACATTGCGACGCTGTCGCGGCTCGCCAAGAATTTTGCCCCGCGCGTCGTCACCCCGCTCGGCAACGACGTCACGATGCGCAGCTCCGATCCCACGATCAAGGTGGAAGGGTTCGACTGGCACGACCGCGTCGAGCTCGGTGGCGGCATCGCCGTGCATCTGGTCCCGACCCGGCACTGGACCGCGCGCGGCGTGTTCGATCGCAACAAAGCCCTATGGGCGAGCTTCGTGCTGGAGACGCCGGCCGGCAAGATCTACGTCGTCTGCGATTCCGGCTATGGCGATGGCAGGCATTTTCGACGCGTCGCGGAGAAGCATGGGCCACTGCGGCTCGCGATCCTCCCCATCGGTGCCTATGAGCCGCGCTGGTTCATGCGCGACCAGCACATGAATCCGGAAGATGCCGTGAAAGCGCTCGCGGATTGTGGCGCGCAGGACGCGCTCGGGCATCATCACGGCACGTTCCAGCTGACGGATGAGGCGATCGATGCGCCGGCGAAGGCGCTGGTCGAAGCGCTGGATGCCGCGAAGATCCCGCAACAGCGGTTCGTGGCGATGATGCCCGGGCAGGTGGTGGAGATTTAA
- a CDS encoding SIMPL domain-containing protein, giving the protein MKKPALLLTSLAAVFATTLADPARADDFPSVISVSGEARISVAPDLAQIDAGVANDAKSAKEASDANNAAMGKVLLALKGAGIAEKDYQTSRLSLQPQYGQNKSTGASPVVGFRASNRVTVKIRDVTKVAGIIDTLVSAGANDIGNISFEVTQASKLLDDAREQAVADARRKAEIYAKAAGVTLGAPLSVTEGGGPVPLFKGRMAAAPMAAPAAVAPGEETLSVTVNVSWAIKPGQ; this is encoded by the coding sequence ATGAAAAAGCCTGCCCTCCTTTTGACGTCCCTTGCCGCCGTCTTCGCCACCACGCTGGCGGACCCCGCACGCGCCGACGATTTTCCGTCCGTCATTTCGGTGAGCGGCGAAGCTAGGATTTCCGTGGCCCCCGATCTCGCGCAGATCGATGCCGGCGTCGCCAACGACGCCAAGTCGGCGAAGGAAGCTTCCGACGCCAACAACGCGGCGATGGGCAAGGTGCTGCTGGCGCTGAAGGGCGCCGGCATCGCCGAGAAGGATTATCAGACCTCGCGCCTGTCGCTGCAGCCGCAATACGGCCAGAACAAATCCACCGGCGCCTCGCCCGTGGTCGGCTTCCGCGCCTCCAATCGCGTCACCGTAAAAATTCGCGACGTGACCAAGGTCGCCGGCATCATCGACACGCTGGTTAGCGCCGGTGCCAACGACATCGGAAATATCTCGTTCGAGGTGACGCAGGCCTCAAAACTACTCGATGATGCGCGCGAGCAGGCGGTCGCCGATGCCCGCCGCAAGGCGGAGATCTACGCCAAGGCTGCTGGCGTGACGCTGGGCGCGCCGCTCAGCGTCACCGAGGGCGGCGGCCCGGTGCCGCTGTTCAAGGGCCGCATGGCAGCGGCTCCGATGGCCGCACCCGCCGCCGTTGCACCGGGCGAGGAGACGCTGTCGGTGACGGTGAATGTGAGCTGGGCGATCAAGCCGGGGCAGTAA